A genomic region of Pseudomonas migulae contains the following coding sequences:
- a CDS encoding aldo/keto reductase: protein MLTRAIPSSNEPLPIVGVGTYRGFDVAPADPAYKNLAAVLSALFEKGGTVIDSSPMYGRAEQTTGELLSIHRPRSPAFLATKVWTRGREEGIAQMEQSFKLLQTDRIDLMQIHNLLDWKTHLPTLREWKEEGRIRYIGITHYTASAYDEVEAVLKAEPLDFLQINYALDDRGVEKRILPLCRERGVAVICNRPFGGGDLLARLKGKPLPGWASQVGVTSWAQLTLKYLLAHSAVTCVIPGTGNPRYMAENAGAGFGPMLTGAQREQLIDVVG from the coding sequence ATGCTGACCCGCGCCATTCCTTCCAGCAACGAGCCATTGCCCATTGTCGGCGTGGGCACCTATCGCGGCTTTGATGTCGCGCCTGCCGATCCGGCCTACAAGAACCTGGCCGCCGTCCTCAGTGCGTTGTTCGAAAAGGGCGGGACGGTGATCGACAGCTCGCCCATGTATGGCCGCGCCGAGCAGACCACCGGTGAATTGCTGTCGATCCACAGGCCGCGCTCACCGGCGTTTCTGGCGACCAAGGTGTGGACCCGTGGCCGCGAAGAAGGCATTGCGCAGATGGAGCAGTCCTTCAAATTGCTGCAGACCGACCGGATCGACCTGATGCAGATTCACAACCTGCTGGACTGGAAAACCCATTTGCCCACCCTGCGCGAATGGAAGGAAGAAGGGCGCATTCGCTACATCGGCATCACCCATTACACCGCCTCGGCGTACGACGAAGTGGAAGCAGTGCTGAAAGCCGAGCCACTGGATTTTTTGCAGATCAACTATGCGCTGGACGACCGCGGCGTCGAGAAACGCATCCTGCCGCTGTGTCGCGAACGCGGCGTGGCAGTGATCTGCAACCGGCCCTTCGGCGGCGGTGATTTGCTCGCTCGTTTGAAGGGCAAGCCGCTGCCGGGATGGGCCTCGCAAGTGGGCGTCACCAGTTGGGCGCAACTGACGCTCAAGTATTTGCTGGCGCATTCGGCGGTGACCTGCGTCATCCCCGGCACCGGTAACCCGCGCTACATGGCGGAAAATGCCGGTGCGGGTTTCGGCCCGATGCTGACGGGGGCGCAGCGCGAGCAGTTGATCGATGTGGTGGGGTAG
- the yghX gene encoding YghX family hydrolase: MTRLTAKDFAPELLELYDYYAHGKINRREFLDRAALFTLGGLTAGALLAALSPDYALAEQIEFTDPDIIAEYVTYPSPKGNGSVRGYLVRPAKATGKVAAVVVVHENRGLNPYIEDVARRLAKAGFIALAPDGLTSVGGYPGNDDKGRELQATVDPEKLMNDFFAAIEWLMKHDASSGKVGITGFCYGGGVVNAAAVAYPELGAGVSFYGRQAEAKDVPRIKAPLMLHYGELDTRINEGWPAYEKALKAAGKTYEAYIYPGANHGFHNDSTPRYDDAAAKLAWDRTLGWFRRYLV; this comes from the coding sequence ATGACCCGTCTTACTGCGAAAGACTTCGCCCCGGAACTGCTCGAACTCTACGACTACTACGCCCACGGCAAGATCAACCGGCGCGAATTCCTCGACCGTGCGGCGTTGTTCACCCTGGGCGGTTTGACGGCCGGCGCCCTGCTTGCCGCGCTGAGTCCCGACTATGCGCTGGCCGAGCAGATTGAGTTCACCGACCCGGACATCATCGCCGAGTACGTCACTTATCCCTCGCCCAAAGGCAACGGGTCGGTTCGCGGTTATCTGGTGCGCCCGGCCAAGGCCACAGGCAAGGTGGCGGCCGTGGTGGTGGTTCATGAAAACCGCGGGCTCAACCCGTACATCGAGGATGTCGCGCGGCGGTTGGCCAAGGCCGGTTTCATCGCGCTCGCGCCGGATGGACTGACCTCGGTGGGCGGTTATCCCGGCAACGATGACAAAGGTCGGGAGCTGCAGGCGACCGTTGACCCGGAAAAGCTCATGAATGATTTTTTCGCCGCCATCGAATGGCTGATGAAACACGACGCGAGCAGCGGAAAAGTCGGCATCACCGGCTTCTGCTACGGCGGTGGCGTGGTCAACGCCGCAGCCGTGGCCTATCCGGAGCTTGGCGCCGGTGTGTCATTTTATGGCCGCCAGGCAGAGGCCAAGGATGTTCCTCGAATCAAGGCACCGTTGATGCTTCATTACGGTGAACTGGACACGCGCATCAACGAAGGATGGCCCGCCTATGAGAAGGCGTTGAAAGCGGCGGGTAAAACCTACGAAGCCTATATCTATCCCGGCGCCAACCACGGTTTCCATAACGACTCCACGCCCCGATACGATGACGCCGCCGCCAAACTGGCCTGGGACAGGACGCTGGGGTGGTTTCGGCGTTATCTGGTGTAG
- a CDS encoding S-type pyocin domain-containing protein, with the protein MAQRFNDGTSGDVVIRSGPPASGGGGGWGGGGGSGGNRVGASGAFSGPSQNTKQARKWAKEEHYRIQAEQEAQAVAAAAQAREQARIYARNQLLAQFTQLQNVTRTEIDRSFAARAEQLASSLENEISAAKRHHAGDSSERWQLYLITKDKNEIDGLISRKNAELNEKNALALSFDGHDPLTRTADDYQARLGQFGDALTGGHQLWESAYNAAHEARLLPTQIDALNDKSNALAAHHAEQTIIWHEREALWERHRQHAEQRDARIRFKQQVDEDARLEQVRQANTFQLPATSSALSAGVLPSHGGEWVDADKLVIAASRAITELGSVVATLTVGQAVIFVVGMAYPSELGNGELTSEQRHRLSEAVAVPAQTLELYDPQEMRAAAEAGGSVEVEYRLKPVATPEGTAIVVAATGGDIDSRVSVVNAVLDLQTGIYTAEIPGSPTRHVQFTPDATPQADITGQTRLTVTEPQIQDSPTGVDWRIQDCIVCVPGLPPTYLSFNVPAMGTGVVTGTGQPPTADWWKGVSQTAGAAIPSQIGDQFRGREFKSFEAFDEALWRSLGEHSALTRPLDEVNKKRVEQGFAPYAPKSTWVGANREFELRYQERPEFWVDPFNLDKISIKTPQTAEGWLGIVPAVVPWPIPPVGTWTPLVPPGSEHLGTTTSPIPSIPPAVYPGNPAIPVLPQNETFPAVDEGEIGASIPGFPGDMELPSSDVLFRDRRDDPGIATGWGSDVSEVWLGDDARGEGAPVPWEIAEQLRWKEFRNFHEFRRAFWKAVEMDAELRKQFNSHNLNRMREGLAPYPKLSDQSGGRQTFELHHDLEVAMGGDVYGIDNISVMTPRRHIQLHKERKNHDL; encoded by the coding sequence ATGGCACAACGATTCAACGATGGGACGTCAGGAGACGTCGTCATCAGGTCCGGGCCGCCTGCTTCGGGCGGCGGTGGTGGCTGGGGCGGTGGTGGAGGTTCTGGAGGCAACCGCGTCGGGGCCTCCGGTGCATTCAGCGGCCCAAGCCAAAACACGAAACAGGCCAGAAAGTGGGCCAAGGAAGAGCACTACCGGATTCAGGCAGAGCAGGAAGCGCAGGCAGTGGCCGCCGCTGCGCAAGCCCGGGAGCAGGCACGCATCTATGCGCGCAATCAATTACTCGCTCAATTCACCCAGCTTCAAAACGTAACCAGAACCGAAATTGACCGCAGTTTTGCCGCCAGAGCCGAGCAACTCGCTTCGTCACTCGAAAACGAAATATCGGCGGCAAAACGGCACCATGCTGGCGACTCGAGTGAGCGCTGGCAGCTCTATCTCATCACCAAAGACAAGAACGAAATCGATGGGTTGATCTCCCGAAAAAACGCGGAGCTCAACGAAAAAAATGCGCTTGCCCTGTCATTCGACGGGCACGATCCACTCACGCGAACCGCCGACGACTATCAGGCCCGACTCGGGCAGTTCGGTGATGCGCTGACGGGTGGCCATCAGCTCTGGGAGAGCGCTTACAACGCGGCTCATGAAGCCCGGTTGCTGCCAACGCAAATCGACGCGCTCAACGATAAATCCAATGCGTTGGCCGCTCATCATGCCGAGCAGACCATCATCTGGCATGAGCGGGAGGCACTCTGGGAACGCCATCGGCAGCACGCCGAACAGCGTGATGCGCGCATTCGGTTCAAGCAACAGGTTGATGAGGATGCTCGCCTCGAACAGGTCAGGCAGGCCAACACCTTCCAATTACCTGCCACATCGTCAGCGCTTTCTGCCGGCGTACTGCCCAGTCACGGCGGGGAATGGGTTGATGCCGACAAACTGGTCATTGCCGCTTCGCGAGCAATCACCGAACTGGGCTCCGTCGTCGCGACGCTCACGGTAGGGCAAGCCGTAATTTTCGTGGTGGGGATGGCCTATCCCAGCGAACTGGGCAATGGCGAGTTGACGTCCGAGCAACGACATCGATTGTCCGAGGCCGTCGCCGTCCCGGCTCAAACCCTGGAGCTTTATGACCCTCAAGAGATGCGGGCCGCTGCTGAGGCAGGCGGTTCGGTGGAGGTGGAATACCGGCTCAAACCTGTAGCGACACCGGAAGGAACCGCGATCGTTGTCGCCGCGACGGGGGGCGATATCGATTCCCGCGTTTCGGTCGTGAATGCCGTGCTCGACCTGCAGACAGGCATCTACACCGCCGAGATTCCCGGATCACCCACCCGGCATGTGCAGTTCACCCCAGACGCCACGCCTCAAGCGGACATCACCGGCCAGACTCGACTGACCGTCACGGAACCGCAGATTCAGGACAGCCCGACAGGTGTTGATTGGCGCATTCAGGATTGCATTGTCTGCGTGCCTGGTCTGCCACCGACCTACCTGTCTTTCAACGTTCCGGCCATGGGCACTGGCGTTGTCACTGGAACCGGTCAGCCGCCGACGGCTGATTGGTGGAAGGGCGTCAGCCAGACGGCCGGCGCTGCGATCCCGAGTCAGATTGGCGATCAGTTCCGGGGCCGGGAATTCAAGTCGTTCGAGGCGTTCGACGAAGCCTTGTGGCGATCGCTCGGTGAACACTCGGCCCTGACCCGTCCACTCGATGAGGTGAACAAGAAACGAGTCGAACAAGGCTTCGCCCCTTACGCGCCGAAAAGCACATGGGTGGGTGCAAACCGAGAATTCGAACTGCGGTATCAGGAACGGCCGGAGTTCTGGGTCGATCCGTTCAACCTCGACAAAATCAGCATCAAGACACCGCAAACTGCCGAAGGGTGGTTGGGCATCGTACCGGCCGTTGTGCCCTGGCCGATTCCGCCGGTTGGCACCTGGACACCGTTGGTGCCGCCGGGCAGTGAGCATCTGGGTACGACGACATCACCAATCCCGTCCATTCCACCCGCGGTTTATCCCGGCAACCCGGCCATCCCGGTCCTACCGCAAAACGAGACATTTCCGGCGGTTGATGAAGGGGAGATTGGTGCGAGTATTCCCGGGTTCCCGGGGGATATGGAGCTGCCCTCGTCGGATGTGCTGTTCCGAGATCGACGTGATGATCCCGGCATTGCTACAGGATGGGGATCAGACGTCTCGGAGGTTTGGCTTGGAGACGATGCGCGGGGTGAGGGAGCACCAGTGCCATGGGAAATTGCAGAACAGTTGCGGTGGAAGGAGTTTCGTAATTTTCATGAGTTTAGGCGGGCGTTCTGGAAGGCGGTAGAGATGGATGCGGAACTACGAAAACAGTTCAATTCCCACAACTTAAACCGGATGCGCGAGGGGCTGGCTCCCTATCCTAAACTCAGCGACCAAAGTGGCGGACGCCAAACTTTCGAACTCCATCATGACCTCGAAGTTGCAATGGGAGGCGATGTTTACGGGATTGATAACATTTCAGTCATGACGCCACGGCGCCATATACAGCTACACAAGGAGCGAAAAAATCATGATCTTTAA
- a CDS encoding bacteriocin immunity protein produces the protein MIFKERLEDYTEAEFLAFLQGFSLFPEGLHGKALEVHLDRLLEHFLVITEHPDGSDVIFYPKEGQEDSPEGILKEVKEWRAANNKPGFKPE, from the coding sequence ATGATCTTTAAAGAGCGATTAGAGGACTACACCGAAGCGGAATTTTTGGCTTTCCTGCAAGGGTTTAGCCTCTTTCCCGAGGGGCTTCACGGTAAAGCCTTGGAGGTGCATCTGGATCGTCTTCTTGAACACTTTTTGGTCATTACAGAGCACCCGGATGGTTCCGACGTCATCTTCTACCCAAAGGAAGGCCAGGAAGACAGCCCCGAAGGCATCCTGAAAGAAGTCAAGGAATGGCGCGCAGCCAATAACAAACCGGGATTCAAACCGGAATAA
- a CDS encoding bacteriocin immunity protein — translation MELKTTLKDYTASEFQALVNQIWAVDLPKPDHDQLINHFDRIVGHPQGADLLFYPTDKYNSNTPEAVVHHVRKWHHQQGMPAFKGEDVPVAKPPVAPLTPLARSLAEVEKIAADVAVSGQVVEEAFGHFELQTRNFQSQKHTRPDILNQETGIRALEHAQHEALIAVRKFESWKMRVEFVQSAAQRNLTYARSEQAQWQSVVQQSNDIQKRYVTRSASFNQRHRALHDDAETLLIAAHQHLIDSRSTTQTVHTISASLASADKRPDLLLTGGSPVMLASQQADLLNAIRSTVAEFSWQNTSGNLDAENQRAAVLSFAFSSRADAQLFGVSVPLSELLPIEGQDWQHLAANQTEFDVPFRISTTAVPAKPGKMFQGLREIKTLSQVYVTACRGCRSITGVRVRAVKQDQHRNRFSFTPEDSSGVAVHWTAPVSLETGPDATPTQQRRVGFVQSARVPTIEANAEHAHDRFDDYILIFPVSSGIDPLYIVFNRPAQ, via the coding sequence ATGGAACTTAAAACCACACTCAAGGATTACACCGCGTCGGAATTCCAGGCATTGGTCAACCAAATATGGGCCGTTGACCTGCCGAAACCGGACCACGACCAACTGATCAACCATTTCGACCGGATCGTCGGTCATCCCCAAGGTGCAGATCTGCTGTTCTACCCGACGGACAAGTACAACTCCAACACCCCGGAAGCCGTTGTCCACCACGTCAGGAAATGGCATCACCAACAAGGAATGCCGGCATTCAAAGGCGAGGATGTTCCTGTTGCCAAACCACCTGTTGCGCCACTAACCCCTTTGGCCAGAAGCCTGGCCGAAGTCGAAAAAATCGCGGCGGATGTGGCTGTTTCAGGACAGGTTGTTGAAGAGGCTTTCGGTCATTTCGAGCTACAGACCAGGAACTTTCAAAGTCAAAAGCACACCCGTCCGGACATCCTCAATCAGGAAACCGGCATACGCGCGCTGGAACATGCCCAGCATGAAGCACTGATAGCCGTCAGAAAGTTTGAGTCCTGGAAAATGAGAGTGGAATTCGTCCAAAGCGCTGCCCAGCGCAACCTGACCTATGCGCGATCCGAGCAAGCGCAATGGCAGAGCGTCGTGCAACAGAGCAACGATATCCAGAAGCGCTACGTGACTCGTTCAGCGAGTTTTAACCAGCGCCATCGCGCTCTGCATGATGACGCGGAAACATTGCTGATAGCGGCGCATCAACACTTGATTGATTCGCGCAGTACGACACAAACGGTGCACACGATCAGCGCCTCGCTCGCTTCTGCCGATAAACGTCCCGATCTTTTACTGACTGGCGGTTCGCCGGTAATGCTGGCATCTCAGCAGGCGGATCTGCTTAACGCGATACGCTCGACGGTTGCCGAGTTTTCCTGGCAGAACACATCAGGCAATCTGGACGCTGAAAACCAGCGAGCTGCCGTTTTGAGCTTCGCCTTTTCCAGTCGGGCAGACGCTCAGCTGTTCGGTGTCAGCGTCCCGTTGTCCGAACTTTTGCCCATCGAAGGTCAGGATTGGCAGCACCTGGCCGCGAACCAGACTGAGTTCGATGTGCCTTTCCGCATAAGCACAACGGCAGTCCCCGCCAAGCCCGGAAAAATGTTCCAGGGTTTGCGCGAGATCAAAACGTTGTCTCAGGTTTACGTCACGGCTTGCAGAGGCTGTCGTTCGATCACTGGCGTCAGGGTCAGGGCGGTGAAGCAGGATCAGCATCGGAACCGTTTCAGTTTTACTCCGGAGGATTCTTCTGGAGTCGCTGTCCACTGGACTGCGCCGGTTTCCCTTGAAACCGGTCCGGATGCAACACCGACCCAACAGCGTCGTGTGGGATTTGTTCAGTCCGCGCGAGTACCGACGATTGAGGCCAATGCAGAGCACGCGCATGACCGATTCGACGACTACATCCTGATATTCCCGGTCTCGTCTGGGATTGACCCGCTTTACATCGTTTTCAACCGACCTGCACAGTAG
- a CDS encoding heme-binding protein: MKSKAILSQAEVSQILAAARTEAQNNKWAVTIVVVDDGGHPLALERLDGCAPISAYIATEKARTSALGRRESGSYEEMINGGRQAFLSAPLLVSLEGGVPIIVDDQVIGAVGVSGVKAEHDAQVARAGAQCLH; the protein is encoded by the coding sequence ATGAAGAGCAAAGCCATCCTCAGCCAGGCCGAAGTCAGCCAGATCCTCGCCGCCGCACGCACCGAAGCGCAGAACAACAAATGGGCCGTGACCATCGTGGTTGTCGACGACGGCGGCCATCCCCTCGCCCTCGAACGCCTCGACGGTTGCGCCCCCATCAGCGCCTACATCGCCACCGAAAAGGCCCGCACCTCGGCCCTGGGTCGGCGTGAGTCGGGGAGTTACGAAGAAATGATCAATGGCGGGCGCCAGGCGTTTTTGTCGGCGCCATTGCTGGTGTCCCTGGAAGGCGGTGTGCCGATCATCGTTGACGATCAGGTGATCGGCGCGGTCGGGGTGTCTGGCGTCAAGGCAGAGCATGATGCGCAAGTCGCCAGGGCCGGCGCGCAATGCCTGCACTGA
- the glcF gene encoding glycolate oxidase subunit GlcF, with translation MQTTLSDTARRLPRAEEAESILRTCVHCGFCNATCPTYQLLGDELDGPRGRIYLIKQVLEGNEVTQKTQQHLDRCLSCRNCETTCPSGVDYHNLLDIGRAVVDAAVPRSIDQRLLREGLRSVVPNPGLFKALVSSGQVFRALLPSAFQAKLPRHVYPSRPRPVTRHARQVLMLEGCVQPSLSPNTNAATARVLDRLGISVTPSREAGCCGAVDYHLDAQAAGLDRARRNIDAWWPSIENGAEAIVQTASGCGAFIKDYGHLLERDPAYAEKAKRVSALARDLVEVLGNEPLETLGVHSDQRLAFHCPCTLQHAQKLGGAVEAILIRLGFNLTAVPDSHLCCGSAGTYSITQPELSRQLRDNKLNALESGHPDVIVTANIGCQSHLDGAGRTPVRHWIELVEAALPSTIPGEAP, from the coding sequence ATGCAGACCACCCTGAGCGACACCGCCCGACGCCTGCCCCGCGCCGAAGAAGCCGAAAGCATCCTGCGCACCTGTGTGCACTGCGGGTTCTGCAACGCCACGTGCCCGACTTATCAATTACTGGGCGATGAACTCGATGGGCCACGGGGCCGCATCTACCTGATCAAACAGGTATTGGAAGGCAACGAAGTCACGCAGAAAACCCAACAGCATCTGGACCGTTGCCTGTCCTGCCGCAACTGCGAAACCACCTGCCCCTCCGGCGTCGATTATCACAACTTGCTCGACATTGGCCGCGCAGTGGTCGATGCGGCGGTGCCCCGTTCCATCGACCAACGCCTGTTGCGCGAAGGATTGCGCAGCGTCGTGCCCAACCCGGGCCTGTTCAAGGCGCTGGTCAGCAGCGGTCAAGTGTTTCGGGCGCTGCTGCCCAGCGCCTTTCAGGCCAAGTTGCCTCGCCACGTTTATCCCTCCAGGCCTCGCCCCGTCACCCGCCATGCCCGCCAGGTACTGATGCTCGAGGGCTGCGTGCAACCGAGCCTGTCGCCGAACACCAATGCCGCGACTGCGCGGGTGCTGGATCGACTGGGCATCAGTGTCACCCCGTCCAGGGAGGCCGGCTGTTGCGGCGCCGTTGACTACCACCTCGATGCGCAGGCCGCCGGACTCGACCGCGCACGGCGCAACATCGATGCCTGGTGGCCGAGCATCGAGAACGGCGCCGAAGCCATCGTGCAAACCGCCAGTGGCTGTGGCGCCTTCATCAAGGACTATGGCCATCTGCTCGAACGCGATCCGGCCTATGCCGAGAAAGCGAAAAGAGTCAGCGCGCTGGCCAGGGACCTGGTGGAAGTGCTGGGCAACGAACCGCTGGAAACCCTCGGCGTCCACAGCGACCAGCGCCTGGCCTTCCATTGCCCCTGCACCTTGCAACATGCGCAAAAACTCGGCGGCGCGGTGGAAGCGATACTGATTCGCCTCGGTTTCAACCTCACGGCCGTGCCCGACAGCCATTTGTGTTGCGGTTCGGCGGGCACCTATTCGATCACCCAACCCGAACTGTCCCGGCAACTTCGCGATAACAAGCTGAACGCGCTGGAAAGCGGACACCCCGATGTCATTGTCACGGCCAATATCGGCTGCCAGTCGCACCTCGACGGTGCCGGCCGAACCCCGGTCCGGCACTGGATCGAACTGGTCGAAGCCGCGCTGCCCTCAACCATCCCCGGAGAAGCCCCATGA
- the glcE gene encoding glycolate oxidase subunit GlcE, which translates to MRSERDIDDSAALLEQVNQALENATPLRIQGSNSKAFLGRIVAGEVLDTRAHRGIVSYDPTELVITARCGTPLSELMEALDEAQQMLPCEPPAFGDDATVGGMIACGLSGPRRPWSGSVRDFVLGTRVITGHGKHLRFGGEVMKNVAGYDLSRLMAGSFGSLGVITEVSLKVLPKPRQCLSISLEMDSERALLRLAEWGQQPLPISAACHDGQRLHLRLEGGEGSVAAAHDRLGGELLDSAYWTDLNEHRLSFFDEDQPLWRLSVPHNTARLSLPGRQLIDWGGAQRWLKSDAEAAFIRKVVEEVGGHVTCYSHGLIDNPFQPLPAALMRYHRSLKQQLDPRGIFNPARLYAEL; encoded by the coding sequence ATGCGCAGCGAACGGGATATCGATGACAGCGCCGCGCTGCTGGAGCAGGTCAACCAGGCACTGGAAAATGCCACGCCACTGCGCATTCAGGGCTCCAACAGCAAGGCTTTTCTGGGCCGTATCGTCGCGGGTGAGGTCCTCGACACGCGCGCGCACCGTGGCATCGTCAGCTACGACCCGACCGAACTGGTGATCACCGCCCGTTGCGGCACCCCCTTGTCGGAGCTGATGGAAGCGCTGGATGAAGCACAGCAGATGCTGCCCTGCGAACCGCCCGCCTTCGGTGACGACGCCACCGTCGGCGGGATGATCGCCTGCGGACTGTCGGGCCCCCGTCGACCCTGGTCGGGCTCGGTGCGCGACTTCGTCCTCGGCACACGCGTTATCACCGGCCATGGCAAGCACTTGCGCTTCGGTGGCGAAGTGATGAAGAACGTCGCCGGCTACGACCTGTCGCGCCTGATGGCTGGCAGCTTCGGTTCCCTGGGCGTGATCACGGAAGTCTCGCTCAAAGTGCTGCCCAAACCACGGCAGTGCTTGAGCATCAGCCTGGAAATGGACAGCGAACGCGCCTTGTTGCGACTCGCGGAATGGGGCCAGCAACCGCTGCCCATCAGCGCCGCGTGCCATGACGGGCAGCGCCTGCACCTGCGCTTGGAAGGGGGCGAAGGCTCGGTGGCGGCGGCCCATGACCGGTTGGGGGGCGAGTTGTTGGACAGTGCTTACTGGACGGATCTCAACGAACATCGGCTGAGTTTCTTCGACGAGGATCAACCGCTTTGGCGCTTGTCCGTGCCGCACAACACCGCTCGGTTGTCCCTGCCCGGCCGGCAATTGATCGATTGGGGCGGCGCCCAGCGCTGGCTCAAGTCCGACGCTGAAGCGGCGTTCATTCGCAAGGTCGTCGAAGAGGTGGGCGGCCACGTCACCTGCTACAGCCATGGCCTGATCGACAACCCGTTCCAGCCGTTGCCGGCCGCGTTGATGCGCTATCACCGCAGCCTGAAGCAACAACTCGACCCACGGGGCATCTTCAACCCCGCACGCCTGTACGCGGAGCTTTGA
- the glcD gene encoding glycolate oxidase subunit GlcD, translating to MNILYDERVDGVLPDIDKDALLRALQTRLPKLEVLHQQEELKPYECDGLSAYRTTPLLVVLPRHLEEVQGVLRLCHEMHVPVVARGAGTGLSGGALPLEKGVLLVMARFNNILHIDPAARTARVQPGVRNLAISQAAAPFGLYYAPDPSSQIACSIGGNVAENAGGVHCLKYGLTVHNLLKVDILTVDGEHLTLGSDALDSPGFDLLALFTGSEGMLGVITEVTVKLLPKPQTAKVLLAAFDSVEKAGRAVGDIIAAGIIPGGLEMMDNLAIRAAEDFIHAGYPVDAEAILLCELDGVEADVHDDCDRVRQVLENAGATEVRQAKDEAERVRFWAGRKNAFPAVGRLSPDYYCMDGTIPRRELPGVLRAIAALSTEYDLRVANVFHAGDGNMHPLILFDANQPGELDRAEALGGKILELCVKVGGSITGEHGVGREKINQMCAQFNSDELTVFHAVKAAFDPSGLLNPGKNIPTLHRCAEFGAMHVHMGQLPFPDLERF from the coding sequence ATGAACATTCTCTACGATGAACGCGTTGATGGTGTGCTGCCGGACATCGACAAGGACGCCCTACTGCGGGCCCTGCAAACCCGCTTGCCGAAGCTGGAAGTGCTGCATCAGCAGGAAGAGCTGAAACCGTACGAATGCGACGGCCTCTCAGCCTATCGCACCACGCCCCTGCTGGTGGTGCTGCCCCGCCACCTCGAAGAGGTACAAGGCGTGCTTCGACTCTGTCATGAAATGCACGTCCCGGTGGTAGCCCGTGGCGCCGGTACCGGTTTGTCCGGCGGCGCGTTGCCACTGGAAAAAGGCGTGCTTTTAGTGATGGCCCGCTTCAACAACATTTTGCACATCGACCCCGCCGCCCGCACGGCACGGGTCCAGCCGGGTGTGCGCAACCTGGCGATTTCCCAGGCAGCCGCGCCGTTCGGCCTCTACTACGCGCCCGACCCGTCTTCGCAAATTGCCTGCTCAATCGGCGGCAATGTCGCTGAAAACGCCGGCGGCGTGCATTGCCTGAAATATGGCCTGACCGTGCACAACCTGCTCAAGGTCGACATTCTGACGGTCGACGGCGAACACCTGACGCTGGGCTCCGATGCCCTCGACTCGCCCGGCTTCGACCTGCTTGCGCTGTTTACCGGCTCCGAAGGCATGCTCGGGGTGATCACCGAAGTCACGGTCAAACTGCTACCCAAACCGCAGACCGCCAAGGTTCTGCTGGCGGCGTTCGATTCCGTCGAAAAGGCCGGTCGCGCGGTCGGTGACATCATCGCTGCCGGCATCATTCCCGGGGGCCTGGAAATGATGGACAACCTGGCGATTCGCGCCGCTGAAGACTTTATCCACGCCGGTTACCCGGTGGACGCCGAAGCCATTCTGTTGTGCGAACTCGACGGGGTCGAAGCCGATGTCCACGACGACTGCGACCGCGTGCGCCAGGTACTGGAAAACGCCGGCGCCACCGAAGTGCGCCAGGCCAAGGATGAAGCCGAGCGCGTGCGTTTCTGGGCCGGGCGCAAGAATGCCTTCCCGGCAGTGGGTCGCCTTTCGCCGGATTACTACTGCATGGACGGCACGATCCCGCGTCGCGAGTTGCCCGGCGTGCTGCGTGCGATTGCAGCACTGTCCACCGAGTATGACTTGCGCGTCGCCAACGTTTTCCACGCCGGCGACGGCAACATGCACCCACTGATTCTGTTCGACGCCAACCAACCGGGCGAGCTCGACCGTGCCGAAGCCCTGGGCGGCAAGATCCTCGAATTGTGCGTGAAGGTCGGCGGCAGCATCACCGGAGAACACGGCGTGGGTCGCGAGAAAATCAACCAGATGTGCGCGCAGTTCAACAGCGATGAGCTGACCGTGTTCCATGCCGTCAAAGCGGCGTTCGATCCGAGTGGTTTGCTCAATCCGGGCAAGAACATTCCGACCCTGCATCGCTGCGCCGAGTTTGGCGCCATGCACGTGCACATGGGTCAGCTGCCCTTCCCTGATCTGGAGCGATTCTGA